The following are encoded in a window of Bacteroidota bacterium genomic DNA:
- a CDS encoding DUF1697 domain-containing protein, whose amino-acid sequence MTTYIALLRGINVSGKRLIKMDALKTLCTSLGFEHVQTYIQSGNIVFQTTQKKTAVLQDTLRIALETAFGFEVPVCIKTSTELTQIITQNPFTSNPSFNPEHLHITFLHSPTDHTLLSKIDREKFLPDEFTLIGEAIYLHCPKGYGHTKLTNTFFENKLKQPCTTRNLKTCLTLQQMAASR is encoded by the coding sequence ATGACAACGTACATCGCCCTGCTGCGCGGCATCAATGTAAGTGGCAAGCGCCTCATTAAAATGGATGCGCTGAAAACACTTTGCACATCGCTCGGTTTTGAACACGTGCAAACATATATCCAAAGCGGCAACATTGTATTTCAGACAACCCAAAAGAAAACTGCCGTGCTGCAGGACACACTCCGCATCGCCCTCGAAACCGCGTTCGGGTTTGAAGTGCCCGTATGCATCAAAACAAGTACTGAACTCACGCAAATCATCACCCAAAACCCGTTTACATCCAACCCATCATTTAACCCCGAACACCTCCACATCACCTTCCTGCATTCCCCAACCGACCATACCCTGCTTTCAAAAATTGACCGCGAAAAATTTCTCCCCGATGAGTTTACCCTTATCGGCGAAGCAATCTACCTGCATTGCCCCAAGGGATATGGCCACACCAAACTCACCAACACTTTTTTCGAAAACAAACTCAAACAACCCTGCACCACCCGCAACCTGAAAACCTGCCTCACACTCCAACAAATGGCAGCGTCACGCTGA
- the phaC gene encoding class III poly(R)-hydroxyalkanoic acid synthase subunit PhaC: MIPYVMSSENVMKDMAEAGTKMVTAYENLVHAGPVEVGTTPKKLVYKVDKVKLYRYERETPATVTTPVIISYALVNRFEMLDIQPDRSLVRNLLNLGLDLYVIDWGYPTRADRYVTLDDYVNWYIGGCVDFVRRDQGIDAVSLMGICQGGTLATIFSALHPEKVKNLITLVTPIDFSTNDGLLFRWAKDMNIDRLVDAHGGAVPGEFLNNGFAMLKPMMRINKYMGIADTMQDADKLMNFLRMEKWINDSPDQAGECFRQFLKDLYQENKLVKGTLEVGGKTVSLKNIKMPLLNIYASEDHLVPPAASIPFNDHVGTKDKELYKFPGGHIGVFVGGRSQKELAPTIAKWLGARD, from the coding sequence CTGATCCCCTACGTAATGAGCAGCGAAAACGTAATGAAAGACATGGCCGAAGCAGGCACCAAAATGGTTACTGCTTACGAAAACCTTGTACACGCCGGACCGGTTGAAGTGGGCACAACGCCCAAGAAACTGGTGTATAAAGTGGATAAAGTAAAACTTTACCGCTACGAACGCGAAACACCCGCCACTGTTACCACGCCGGTAATTATTTCCTATGCGCTGGTGAATCGCTTCGAAATGCTCGACATACAGCCCGACCGCAGTCTGGTACGTAACCTGCTCAATCTCGGTCTGGATTTGTATGTGATTGACTGGGGCTATCCCACCCGCGCCGACCGCTACGTAACGCTTGACGATTACGTGAACTGGTACATTGGAGGCTGTGTGGATTTTGTGCGCCGCGATCAGGGCATTGATGCCGTTTCGCTCATGGGCATTTGCCAGGGCGGAACACTGGCTACCATTTTCTCTGCCCTTCACCCCGAAAAAGTGAAGAACCTGATTACGCTGGTTACGCCCATCGACTTCTCGACCAACGACGGGCTGCTGTTCCGCTGGGCGAAAGACATGAACATTGACCGCCTTGTGGATGCACACGGCGGCGCAGTGCCCGGCGAATTCCTGAACAACGGCTTTGCCATGCTTAAACCCATGATGCGCATTAATAAGTACATGGGTATTGCCGACACCATGCAGGATGCCGACAAACTGATGAACTTCCTGCGCATGGAAAAATGGATCAACGACAGCCCCGATCAGGCCGGCGAATGCTTCCGTCAGTTCCTCAAGGATCTGTATCAGGAAAACAAGCTGGTAAAAGGTACGCTTGAGGTTGGCGGCAAAACCGTAAGCCTGAAAAACATCAAAATGCCGCTGCTCAACATTTACGCATCGGAAGATCATCTTGTACCGCCTGCGGCCTCCATTCCGTTCAACGATCATGTGGGCACCAAAGACAAGGAACTGTATAAGTTTCCGGGCGGCCACATTGGTGTGTTTGTGGGCGGACGTTCGCAGAAAGAACTGGCTCCCACCATTGCCAAATGGCTTGGTGCAAGAGACTAA
- a CDS encoding alpha/beta hydrolase, translating to MQHCLLPGFDAPLYYSVQGNANLPVLLFVHGVAEHSVIWQPVIDLLSQEYYCIAVDLPGHGGSMNFRGNWSMNFYAQVLRKFMETMQLREVTLVAHSMGAQISAVLALQVSVYLNAMIWVSPAGAETFSEKEAKMLKKFTAQYWESPPTEVLATEKLKSHFSFSANLGAFIAKLAKYHAPEIAKNFKEVVIYSVSGMLDEPVHAYLPQLKMPMHVLMGERDLLVPNRFLHPALTPQHVLEEARKQLPNCKTTLVKNAGHFLPVEQPDVLAAAIRGMRKDAR from the coding sequence ATGCAACACTGTTTGCTTCCCGGTTTTGATGCACCGCTTTACTACAGCGTACAGGGCAATGCGAATTTGCCTGTGCTGTTGTTTGTGCATGGTGTGGCCGAACATAGTGTGATTTGGCAACCGGTCATTGATTTGCTTTCGCAGGAGTATTATTGCATTGCGGTGGACTTGCCCGGACATGGCGGGTCGATGAATTTTCGCGGAAACTGGAGCATGAATTTTTATGCGCAGGTGCTTCGGAAATTTATGGAAACCATGCAACTGCGCGAGGTAACATTGGTAGCGCATTCAATGGGTGCGCAAATTTCGGCAGTGCTGGCGTTGCAGGTTTCTGTGTATTTAAATGCAATGATTTGGGTTTCGCCCGCAGGTGCAGAAACGTTCTCTGAAAAAGAGGCAAAAATGCTAAAAAAATTTACGGCCCAATATTGGGAAAGCCCGCCAACAGAGGTTTTAGCGACTGAAAAGTTAAAATCGCATTTTTCATTTTCTGCCAACTTAGGTGCTTTTATAGCCAAGTTGGCGAAGTATCATGCTCCTGAAATTGCCAAAAATTTCAAAGAAGTAGTAATCTATTCTGTAAGCGGAATGCTGGATGAGCCGGTACACGCATATCTGCCTCAGCTAAAAATGCCCATGCACGTGCTGATGGGCGAACGTGATTTGCTGGTGCCCAACCGCTTTTTGCATCCGGCACTTACGCCGCAGCATGTGCTGGAGGAAGCACGGAAGCAGCTGCCGAACTGCAAAACCACTTTGGTAAAAAACGCCGGCCATTTTTTACCGGTAGAACAGCCCGATGTGCTGGCAGCTGCAATACGCGGAATGCGTAAGGATGCCCGTTAA
- a CDS encoding class I SAM-dependent methyltransferase, whose amino-acid sequence MTTLPQTAALYFQWDIRNWSKALPCWEKAIAAFPQTAQARRALELGGREGGLSLWLAQKGFEVVCSDLSGAESTALPLHTQQGVTAQITYADIDATAIPFENEFDVVVFKSIIGGIGRNNNKEIQQQVFTQIYKALKPGGKLLFAENLTASPLHRFFRKRFTNWSGYWRYVTEAELREFMQPFAQVELHTTGFAGTFGRSEKQKNMLARADEMLFNAITPGSWKYIAFGVAVK is encoded by the coding sequence ATGACAACACTTCCGCAAACGGCTGCACTTTATTTTCAGTGGGACATACGTAACTGGTCGAAGGCGCTGCCGTGCTGGGAAAAGGCAATTGCTGCATTTCCGCAAACGGCGCAGGCACGCCGTGCGCTGGAACTTGGCGGACGTGAAGGCGGCCTCTCGTTGTGGCTGGCGCAAAAAGGATTTGAAGTGGTGTGTTCTGACCTGAGCGGCGCCGAAAGCACTGCGCTTCCGCTGCATACGCAACAGGGCGTAACTGCGCAAATTACCTACGCCGATATTGACGCTACGGCCATTCCGTTTGAAAACGAATTTGATGTGGTCGTTTTCAAATCAATTATTGGCGGCATTGGCCGCAACAACAACAAGGAAATACAGCAGCAGGTTTTTACGCAGATTTACAAGGCGCTGAAGCCGGGCGGCAAACTGCTTTTTGCCGAAAACCTCACGGCATCGCCCCTGCACAGATTCTTCCGCAAACGATTTACAAACTGGTCGGGCTACTGGCGCTATGTAACCGAGGCCGAGCTGCGGGAATTTATGCAGCCCTTTGCGCAGGTGGAATTGCACACCACCGGTTTTGCCGGCACGTTTGGCCGCAGCGAAAAGCAGAAAAACATGCTTGCCCGTGCAGATGAGATGCTGTTTAATGCGATCACTCCGGGGAGCTGGAAGTACATTGCTTTTGGCGTGGCGGTGAAGTGA
- a CDS encoding flotillin family protein translates to MTTNLLPYLWLLIPLAALIFWKQVLRLFFGMVIVPEDRIGLVTKKFVLFGPNRELPDGRIVAVNGEAGFQAHTLAPGLYFGKWVWQYEITLQQFIVIPQGQIGLVVAKDGNELESGHILGRRVECDTFQDAAAFLSNGGRKGRQTIYITAGVYRINTFLFDVQLTDMTHIQENMIGIITTLDGMAIEHGNIAGRLIEGHNNFQDADSFLSGNGNKGLQPQVIQAGSYYLNPWFVHVEQVRMTEIPIGSVGVIISYYGEEGRDLSGAEFRHGNIVGRGSKGVWAEPLGPGKYPINPYIMRVETVPTTNLVLNWASARSESHQLDKNLSTITVRSKDGFTFNLDVSQIIHIPMNEAPKVIARFGNMNNLVSQVLEPTIGNYFRNSAQDAEVIDFLVSRKERQEAAKVHISKVLDEYNVHAVDTLIGDIVPPESLMKTLTDRKIAQEQMATYETQRKAQETRQLLEKETAIAEMQKEVVKAEQGVMISERIADAAVKKSTGEAQSVKIQAMAEAERNKITAAGEAEKVRVLAEAEAEKTRLTANAEAEKISVTGNAEAEKILAIGKSSAESYKLAVEAMGGNNFTQLKVTEAIGTNNIKIIPDVLITGNGDSANGPISGLLGLKLLENMNAKPAAPQTPESTTPQAEENNA, encoded by the coding sequence ATGACAACAAACCTACTTCCTTATCTCTGGTTACTTATTCCGCTGGCGGCACTCATTTTCTGGAAACAGGTGCTACGGCTTTTCTTTGGTATGGTTATCGTTCCTGAAGACCGCATAGGTCTGGTAACCAAAAAGTTTGTGCTCTTTGGCCCGAACCGCGAACTGCCCGACGGGCGTATTGTGGCTGTGAACGGTGAGGCCGGTTTTCAGGCGCATACACTGGCTCCGGGTTTATACTTCGGTAAATGGGTATGGCAGTATGAGATTACCCTGCAGCAGTTTATTGTTATTCCGCAAGGGCAGATTGGCCTGGTGGTGGCCAAAGATGGTAATGAACTTGAAAGCGGACACATTCTTGGCCGGCGGGTTGAATGCGACACCTTTCAGGATGCTGCGGCTTTTCTGAGCAACGGCGGACGCAAGGGCCGGCAAACCATTTACATCACCGCAGGTGTATATCGTATAAACACCTTTCTGTTTGATGTGCAGCTTACGGATATGACGCACATTCAGGAAAACATGATTGGTATTATTACCACGCTTGACGGTATGGCCATTGAGCATGGCAACATTGCCGGCCGTCTGATTGAAGGGCACAACAACTTTCAGGATGCCGATTCATTCCTGAGCGGAAATGGTAATAAGGGTTTGCAGCCGCAGGTTATTCAGGCCGGTTCGTATTACCTCAACCCGTGGTTTGTGCATGTGGAACAGGTGCGCATGACCGAAATTCCGATTGGTTCGGTGGGTGTAATTATTTCGTACTACGGTGAAGAAGGGCGCGACCTGAGCGGTGCGGAATTCAGACACGGCAATATTGTGGGACGTGGTTCGAAAGGTGTGTGGGCTGAGCCTTTGGGGCCGGGTAAATACCCCATCAACCCCTACATTATGCGTGTGGAAACCGTGCCCACCACTAACCTTGTACTGAACTGGGCCAGCGCACGCTCGGAGTCGCACCAGCTTGACAAAAACCTGAGCACCATTACCGTGCGTTCGAAAGACGGTTTTACGTTTAATCTTGATGTGTCGCAGATTATTCATATTCCGATGAACGAAGCGCCGAAAGTAATAGCACGCTTCGGAAACATGAACAACCTGGTGAGTCAGGTGCTGGAGCCTACAATTGGCAACTATTTCCGAAACTCGGCGCAGGATGCGGAGGTTATTGACTTTCTTGTATCGCGTAAAGAGCGGCAGGAGGCTGCTAAAGTGCACATCAGCAAAGTACTGGATGAGTACAACGTGCATGCGGTTGACACGCTGATTGGTGATATTGTGCCGCCTGAGTCGTTGATGAAAACACTTACCGACCGTAAGATCGCGCAGGAGCAGATGGCCACCTACGAAACACAGCGCAAGGCGCAGGAAACGCGCCAGTTGCTGGAAAAGGAAACCGCTATTGCCGAGATGCAGAAAGAAGTGGTAAAAGCCGAACAGGGCGTAATGATCAGCGAACGCATAGCCGATGCGGCGGTGAAAAAATCGACCGGTGAAGCGCAGAGCGTGAAAATTCAGGCCATGGCCGAAGCCGAGCGCAACAAGATTACCGCTGCCGGTGAAGCCGAAAAAGTGCGCGTACTTGCCGAAGCCGAAGCTGAGAAAACACGCCTCACCGCAAATGCCGAAGCCGAGAAAATTTCGGTAACCGGTAATGCCGAAGCCGAAAAGATTCTGGCCATTGGTAAATCTTCGGCCGAGTCGTACAAACTGGCTGTGGAAGCGATGGGTGGAAACAACTTTACACAGCTGAAAGTAACCGAAGCCATTGGTACCAATAACATCAAGATTATACCCGATGTGCTTATTACCGGCAACGGCGACAGCGCCAACGGCCCGATAAGCGGACTGCTTGGTTTAAAGCTTCTTGAAAACATGAATGCGAAACCGGCCGCACCACAAACGCCGGAAAGCACCACCCCACAAGCCGAGGAGAATAATGCATAA
- a CDS encoding acylphosphatase, whose protein sequence is MKRYALTISGKVQGVFYRKSAAAEAQRIGITGFVKNLSNGNVYSEAQGSETQLDEFIRWCKRGPVRANVEQVEIIELTLQTGETGFVVK, encoded by the coding sequence ATGAAACGATATGCACTTACAATTTCAGGAAAAGTTCAAGGCGTTTTTTACCGCAAGTCAGCCGCCGCCGAAGCACAGCGAATTGGAATTACCGGCTTTGTGAAAAACCTGTCGAATGGAAATGTATATTCCGAAGCACAGGGAAGCGAAACGCAGCTGGATGAATTTATCCGCTGGTGCAAACGCGGGCCTGTAAGGGCAAACGTGGAGCAGGTGGAAATAATTGAACTTACGCTTCAGACAGGCGAAACAGGTTTTGTGGTGAAGTAA
- a CDS encoding TIGR00730 family Rossman fold protein, protein MIKSILVYCGASKGNHPAYAETAAGLGRLMAERNIRLVYGGGSIGLMGVTANSVLRHGGEVTGVIPTFLNTKEVGHAGVADLRETASMHQRKAIMEQEADAVIALAGGFGTLDELFEILTWAQLGLHAKPIVLINTRKYYQHLLLQLDTMVEEGFLSSRNRRFVQVADTAEAALELVSQPPPQAEEIWLHPGQN, encoded by the coding sequence ATGATCAAAAGCATCCTCGTGTACTGCGGCGCGTCAAAAGGTAATCATCCCGCTTATGCCGAAACGGCTGCCGGACTCGGCCGGCTCATGGCCGAAAGGAATATCAGACTGGTGTATGGCGGCGGCAGCATCGGACTTATGGGCGTAACCGCCAACAGTGTATTGCGGCATGGAGGAGAAGTGACCGGTGTAATTCCCACGTTTTTAAATACGAAAGAAGTGGGGCACGCCGGTGTAGCCGACCTGCGCGAAACCGCTTCCATGCATCAGCGCAAAGCCATAATGGAACAGGAAGCCGATGCCGTTATAGCCCTGGCCGGTGGCTTTGGTACACTCGATGAATTGTTTGAAATACTTACCTGGGCCCAGCTTGGCCTGCATGCCAAACCCATCGTACTCATTAACACGCGAAAGTATTACCAGCATTTGCTGCTCCAACTTGACACAATGGTGGAAGAAGGTTTTCTCTCCTCACGCAACCGGCGTTTTGTGCAGGTGGCCGATACAGCCGAAGCTGCTCTTGAGCTGGTGAGTCAGCCGCCGCCTCAGGCAGAGGAAATATGGTTGCATCCGGGTCAAAACTGA
- a CDS encoding TonB-dependent receptor translates to MKPLFYLLAFFGLSLSAWAQTAPLTQTVRGKVVDKDTKSPLPGVVIMIKRDSTVIGGASTDVSGNYRVTGIGVGRITLEARYTGYQLWAMPNIILSSGKELIMDIELEQSAVQVNEVVIEASSKDGTNNEMSSVSGRMFSVEETNRYAGSRGDPARMASNFAGVQGADDSRNDIVVRGNSPMGVLWRLEGVDIPNPNHFAIEGTTGGPVSMINNKVLANSDFFTGAFPAEYGNSIAAAFDLRMRNGNNERFEFNGQFGFLGTELTAEGPLNKAKGSSFLINYRYSTLRLFEAANIPIGTGAVPNYQDAAFKLNFPLRKGGNLSFFGLGGLSNINILVSKYTEPSDELYGEDSRDQQFATGMGVAGMVYTKPLNDKTLFRAVVAASHRQSKSFHALVWRNVNFGIDSITPKMGYQNNETRYTFNFSFTRKLGSRNVFKAGMFNEMFGNTLVDSIHSEQLFVFRNRQDYEGTALLLQPYAQWKFRATDLLVFNAGVHAQYFTLNGSTAVEPRAGVRWTVAPKHTLSAGVGMHSQILPAYIYYTHLPATSEPYVLHNKNLDFMRSLHSVVGYDWLVTPVMRLKVETYYQQLYDVPVEKKSSSFSVLNQGSGFSRFFPDTLVNTGSGTNYGVEVTLEKFFAKGYFFLFTASVFDAKYKGSDGVTRNTDFNTGYAANALAAREWKLGERQTIQLGGKITMAGKRWYTPIDTAASKLENDEVLVDSLRNSLQFSKAYFRVDLKVLWRLNSKKVTHEIGIDFVNVLNRKNILGLTYSPNPLQPSANPVVEQYQLGFLPLFYYQIDF, encoded by the coding sequence ATGAAACCTCTGTTTTACTTGCTGGCTTTTTTCGGACTTAGTCTGTCGGCATGGGCGCAAACGGCTCCGCTTACGCAAACTGTACGCGGAAAGGTGGTGGATAAAGACACCAAATCGCCGCTGCCGGGTGTGGTGATTATGATTAAACGTGATTCCACGGTAATTGGCGGGGCCAGTACTGACGTGTCGGGCAACTACCGCGTTACGGGTATTGGCGTGGGGCGTATCACACTTGAAGCACGTTATACGGGTTATCAGCTCTGGGCGATGCCCAATATTATTCTCTCTTCGGGAAAAGAGCTGATTATGGATATTGAGCTTGAGCAGTCGGCAGTGCAGGTGAATGAGGTGGTGATTGAGGCCAGCAGCAAAGACGGCACCAATAACGAAATGAGCAGCGTAAGCGGACGCATGTTCTCTGTGGAGGAAACAAACCGCTATGCAGGCAGTCGAGGCGATCCGGCGCGTATGGCCTCCAACTTTGCCGGCGTGCAGGGAGCTGATGATTCACGCAATGATATTGTGGTGCGCGGCAACTCGCCCATGGGTGTGTTGTGGCGGCTCGAAGGGGTGGATATTCCCAATCCCAATCACTTTGCCATTGAAGGCACCACCGGCGGCCCGGTGAGTATGATCAATAATAAAGTGCTGGCCAATTCCGATTTTTTTACCGGCGCTTTTCCGGCCGAATATGGCAACAGCATTGCTGCCGCTTTCGACCTGCGAATGCGTAACGGGAATAATGAACGCTTTGAGTTTAACGGGCAGTTTGGTTTTCTTGGCACTGAACTTACTGCCGAGGGGCCGCTGAATAAAGCCAAAGGTTCGTCGTTTCTGATTAACTACCGTTATTCCACACTGCGTTTGTTTGAAGCCGCCAATATTCCCATTGGCACCGGTGCCGTGCCCAACTATCAGGATGCGGCGTTTAAACTCAATTTCCCCTTGCGAAAGGGTGGCAATCTCTCATTCTTCGGGCTGGGTGGTTTGAGCAATATAAATATTCTCGTAAGCAAGTACACCGAACCCAGCGACGAACTCTACGGCGAAGACAGCCGCGACCAGCAATTTGCCACCGGCATGGGTGTGGCGGGCATGGTGTACACCAAACCGCTCAATGATAAAACACTTTTCCGTGCGGTGGTGGCCGCCAGTCATCGCCAGTCGAAATCATTTCACGCACTGGTATGGCGCAACGTAAACTTCGGTATCGATTCCATTACCCCGAAAATGGGATACCAGAACAACGAAACGCGCTACACGTTCAACTTCTCGTTTACACGCAAACTGGGCAGCCGCAACGTATTTAAAGCCGGCATGTTTAACGAAATGTTTGGCAATACGCTTGTGGACAGTATTCACAGCGAACAGCTGTTTGTTTTCCGTAACCGTCAGGACTACGAAGGCACGGCGCTTTTGCTGCAGCCGTATGCGCAGTGGAAATTCCGCGCAACTGATTTGCTGGTGTTCAATGCCGGTGTGCATGCGCAGTATTTCACACTCAACGGCAGCACGGCGGTGGAGCCGCGTGCGGGTGTGCGCTGGACAGTTGCGCCCAAACATACACTCAGCGCAGGCGTGGGTATGCACAGTCAGATTTTGCCCGCTTACATTTACTACACACATTTACCCGCCACATCCGAGCCGTATGTGCTGCACAATAAAAATCTCGACTTCATGCGCAGCCTGCACAGCGTAGTGGGCTACGACTGGCTGGTTACACCGGTAATGCGTTTGAAGGTGGAGACGTATTACCAGCAATTGTATGATGTACCCGTGGAGAAGAAAAGCTCGTCGTTTTCGGTGTTGAATCAGGGCAGCGGGTTCAGCCGCTTCTTCCCCGATACATTGGTAAACACCGGCAGCGGCACCAACTATGGCGTGGAAGTAACGCTTGAAAAGTTTTTTGCGAAAGGATATTTCTTTTTATTCACCGCATCGGTGTTTGATGCAAAATACAAAGGGAGCGACGGTGTGACACGCAACACGGATTTTAACACCGGCTATGCCGCGAATGCACTTGCGGCAAGAGAATGGAAGCTGGGCGAAAGGCAAACCATACAGCTGGGCGGAAAAATTACAATGGCCGGTAAACGTTGGTACACGCCAATCGACACGGCGGCATCAAAGCTGGAAAACGACGAAGTGCTGGTTGATTCGCTGCGCAATTCGTTGCAGTTCAGCAAGGCTTATTTCAGAGTCGATCTGAAAGTGCTGTGGCGTTTAAACAGCAAAAAGGTAACGCACGAAATCGGTATCGACTTTGTAAATGTGCTGAACCGTAAAAACATTCTCGGTCTCACGTACTCGCCCAATCCGCTGCAGCCTTCTGCCAATCCGGTTGTGGAACAGTATCAGCTCGGCTTTTTACCGCTGTTCTATTATCAAATTGATTTTTAG
- a CDS encoding MerR family transcriptional regulator: MPYKERETVKLYYTIGEVAKMFEVNTSLIRFWEKEFDIIQPKKNKKGNRLFTQDDVNNFRVIYHLVKERGYTLQGAREKLRENKYGTINTVEMVKSLESIRHFLLELKKEL; the protein is encoded by the coding sequence ATGCCTTACAAAGAGCGTGAAACGGTGAAGCTTTACTACACCATTGGTGAGGTGGCAAAAATGTTTGAGGTAAATACTTCGCTCATCCGCTTCTGGGAAAAAGAGTTTGATATTATTCAGCCCAAGAAAAATAAAAAAGGCAACAGGCTTTTTACACAGGATGATGTAAACAACTTCAGGGTTATTTATCACCTTGTGAAAGAACGTGGCTACACGCTGCAAGGCGCACGGGAAAAGCTCAGAGAGAACAAATACGGCACCATCAACACGGTTGAAATGGTGAAATCGCTCGAAAGTATCCGTCATTTCCTGCTCGAACTCAAAAAAGAACTTTAA
- a CDS encoding M23 family metallopeptidase, translating to MSKIRYRFNTKTLTYEKFVTPLRVRIFRVLSFLATASVIGAVAVIIAYNYLDSPKEKRLKRELEQMQAQYRRLNNRLDNMSAVLSDLERRDDNVYRVILETDSIPDAIRKAGFGGADRYAGLDGFDNTQLMTALTQRTDQLAKQMYIQSRSYDDLLKLASKKDKLIASIPAIMPISNKDLRHAPSGFGWRTHPIYKTAEFHPGMDFAAPEGTEIYATGDGVVETADAKAQGYGNHVVINHGNGYTTLYGHMSRMAVKPGEKVKRGQIIGYVGSTGLSTAPHVHYEVLKNGERMNPINYYYSDLTPEQYQRLIELASQPSQSFD from the coding sequence ATGTCGAAAATCAGGTACAGGTTTAATACCAAAACCCTCACCTACGAAAAGTTCGTAACACCGCTGCGTGTGCGCATTTTTCGTGTGCTTTCGTTTTTGGCAACGGCCTCGGTTATTGGTGCGGTGGCAGTAATCATTGCCTACAACTACCTCGATTCGCCCAAAGAAAAACGGCTCAAGCGCGAACTCGAACAAATGCAGGCACAGTACCGCCGCCTCAACAACCGCCTCGACAACATGAGCGCCGTGCTGAGCGACCTCGAACGCCGCGACGATAACGTTTACCGTGTTATCCTCGAAACCGACTCCATTCCCGATGCCATACGCAAAGCCGGTTTTGGCGGTGCCGACCGTTACGCCGGGCTCGACGGTTTCGACAATACGCAGCTCATGACCGCCCTCACGCAGCGCACCGATCAACTGGCCAAACAAATGTATATCCAGTCGCGCTCGTACGACGATTTGCTGAAACTGGCGAGCAAAAAAGACAAACTCATTGCCAGCATACCCGCCATCATGCCCATTTCCAACAAAGACCTGCGGCACGCGCCTTCGGGCTTTGGCTGGCGTACACACCCCATTTACAAAACTGCCGAATTTCACCCCGGCATGGATTTCGCCGCTCCCGAAGGCACTGAAATTTACGCCACCGGCGATGGTGTTGTGGAAACCGCTGACGCTAAAGCACAGGGCTATGGAAACCATGTAGTGATTAACCACGGCAACGGCTACACCACACTTTACGGCCACATGTCGCGCATGGCAGTGAAGCCGGGCGAAAAAGTAAAACGTGGTCAGATTATCGGCTATGTGGGCAGTACCGGCTTATCAACGGCACCACACGTACACTACGAAGTGCTGAAAAACGGCGAGCGGATGAACCCCATCAACTACTACTACAGCGACCTTACGCCCGAACAATATCAGCGTCTTATCGAACTCGCTTCGCAACCTTCACAATCTTTCGATTAA